In Pseudoduganella albidiflava, a single window of DNA contains:
- a CDS encoding sensor histidine kinase: MPDELNDAGERATELSDLLGHVVNSWDNDRRALARQLHDSLGSSLTALTMHLGLLTAKLPPDQPLRDRAAQMKNLLHTIIENNRQMQHKLWNDKLEFLGMKVAFSELVSQFAQQYALTARCSLPEEEPVCPREYGVVLLRVLEQGLSNVTAHSGATEVDVVVDDNEDEIMLTVRDNGKGGGRGLAPDTPAGTGQYGLRLLRERARLLGGVLTLSTHPDGGAVLSVVLPKPPAA, encoded by the coding sequence ATGCCTGATGAACTGAACGACGCCGGCGAGCGCGCCACCGAACTCTCCGACCTGCTGGGCCACGTGGTCAACAGCTGGGACAACGACCGCCGCGCGCTGGCGCGGCAGCTGCACGACAGCCTGGGGTCCTCGCTGACGGCGCTGACGATGCACCTGGGCCTGCTGACGGCCAAGCTGCCGCCGGACCAGCCGCTGCGCGACCGCGCGGCGCAGATGAAAAACCTGCTGCACACGATCATCGAGAACAACCGGCAGATGCAGCACAAGCTGTGGAACGACAAGCTTGAATTCCTCGGCATGAAGGTCGCGTTCTCGGAACTGGTCAGCCAGTTCGCCCAGCAATACGCGCTGACGGCCCGCTGCAGCCTGCCCGAGGAAGAGCCGGTGTGCCCGCGCGAATACGGCGTGGTGCTGCTGCGCGTGCTGGAACAGGGCTTGTCGAACGTGACCGCGCATTCCGGCGCCACCGAGGTCGACGTGGTGGTCGACGACAACGAGGACGAGATCATGTTGACGGTACGGGACAATGGCAAGGGCGGCGGCCGCGGCCTGGCGCCCGACACGCCGGCCGGCACCGGCCAGTACGGCCTGCGCCTGCTGCGCGAACGGGCCCGCCTGCTGGGCGGCGTGCTGACCCTGTCGACCCACCCCGACGGCGGCGCGGTGCTGTCCGTCGTGCTGCCGAAACCACCGGCGGCCTGA
- a CDS encoding 5'/3'-nucleotidase SurE, which produces MNRVTIGAALALCASPALAINIVLANDDGLTSNVKALYEELRAAGHSVIVAVPCTGQSGRSSAIVMYSTTTIVADNDRTQVDAEGGCHNGAAPLGAPAVGPFTKAGFTGGDYHYVHGTPVMALMYGLDVLAPARWGKAPDLVLSGPNEGQNVGKLVINSGTIGNAQFAAGRGIPAIALSAGANTADNAGLANPVSRTVAQLTGKLIAALQAKAGSAPLLPAGIALNVNFPDAPSAGTGWAFARLGSYDTYRLKFNTGAPWGLSGAAPGAPTADQAEDEALVYKSKVAVTAMQVGYEQRPAAQQWLRLRLRDLFAQ; this is translated from the coding sequence ATGAACCGTGTGACAATCGGCGCCGCCCTGGCCCTGTGCGCCAGCCCCGCCCTGGCCATCAATATAGTGCTCGCCAACGACGATGGACTGACCAGCAACGTGAAGGCGCTGTATGAAGAGCTCCGCGCGGCCGGGCACTCCGTCATCGTCGCGGTGCCGTGCACCGGCCAGAGCGGCCGCAGTTCCGCCATCGTCATGTACAGCACGACCACCATCGTGGCCGACAACGACAGGACGCAGGTCGACGCGGAAGGCGGCTGCCACAACGGCGCCGCACCGCTGGGGGCGCCGGCGGTGGGCCCGTTCACCAAGGCCGGCTTTACGGGCGGCGACTACCACTACGTGCACGGCACGCCCGTCATGGCGCTGATGTACGGCCTCGACGTGCTGGCGCCGGCACGCTGGGGCAAGGCGCCGGACCTGGTGCTGTCCGGCCCGAACGAGGGCCAGAACGTCGGCAAGCTGGTGATCAATTCCGGCACGATCGGCAATGCGCAGTTCGCCGCCGGCCGGGGCATCCCGGCGATCGCCCTCAGCGCGGGCGCCAATACCGCCGATAACGCCGGCCTGGCCAACCCGGTGTCGCGCACCGTCGCCCAGCTGACCGGCAAGCTGATCGCCGCGTTGCAGGCCAAGGCCGGCAGCGCACCGCTGCTACCCGCCGGCATCGCGCTGAATGTCAATTTCCCGGACGCGCCATCCGCCGGCACGGGCTGGGCATTTGCGCGGCTGGGCAGCTACGATACCTACCGCCTGAAATTCAATACGGGGGCACCGTGGGGCCTGTCCGGCGCCGCGCCCGGTGCGCCGACCGCCGACCAGGCCGAGGATGAAGCGCTGGTGTACAAGAGCAAGGTTGCCGTCACCGCGATGCAGGTGGGCTACGAGCAGCGTCCCGCCGCCCAGCAGTGGCTGCGCCTGCGCCTTCGCGACCTGTTTGCCCAGTGA
- a CDS encoding TetR/AcrR family transcriptional regulator: MIEPVAASDTAPDAANSAATSAAHPAPPSRRKTPQPGDLLAAACRIVDAGGLAGLTLRPLAKTLGVSVTVLTNHYGGRADILAAICRAAAERDAALLDGWRSMLAALGALPPGVAASLAEAILDDLSTSGRGLSVLYLECLHACTWDAALRPGFAGWAGLRRAFWDDFAGRAGLPAPLLACGWWHGYAIAELAYGMALDGDASYRLLRRLGVQRLFAGAVAGPDAADGILFGMLRERLCRDDIGHDLGGDAGKLGEAGGPAWAAQAARACGMQLAERGVDGLTHRAVAAAIGIAHTTLSYRFPTQRDLVIAGLAYIARHIRAAVEADSLAELQRRRTVADGPRLDLARASFAVALAAARLPELARHTGTMRGRRGANLATVFARYLPEARGIDPLCAQVISLGLTGLTNTLPPGTGADEAVAAAYRAAGEWLRGRG, encoded by the coding sequence TTGATCGAGCCGGTCGCCGCATCAGACACCGCACCAGACGCCGCAAACAGTGCCGCAACCTCCGCCGCACACCCCGCACCGCCGTCCAGGCGCAAGACGCCCCAGCCCGGAGACCTGCTGGCCGCGGCCTGCCGCATCGTCGACGCCGGCGGACTGGCCGGGCTGACGCTGCGCCCCCTGGCGAAAACGCTGGGGGTGTCGGTCACGGTGCTGACCAATCACTACGGCGGGCGCGCCGACATCCTGGCGGCCATCTGCCGGGCGGCGGCCGAACGCGATGCGGCGCTGCTCGACGGCTGGCGCTCCATGCTGGCCGCGCTGGGCGCCTTGCCGCCGGGCGTCGCCGCCAGCCTGGCCGAGGCGATCCTGGACGACCTGTCGACCAGCGGGCGCGGATTGTCGGTGCTGTACCTGGAATGCCTGCATGCGTGCACCTGGGACGCTGCGCTGCGCCCGGGGTTCGCCGGGTGGGCCGGCCTGCGGCGCGCGTTCTGGGATGATTTCGCCGGCCGGGCGGGGTTGCCGGCGCCGCTGCTGGCATGCGGCTGGTGGCATGGCTATGCGATCGCGGAGCTGGCCTACGGCATGGCGCTCGATGGCGACGCATCGTACCGGTTGTTGCGCCGGCTGGGCGTGCAGCGCCTGTTTGCCGGCGCGGTGGCGGGGCCGGATGCCGCCGATGGCATCCTGTTCGGCATGCTGCGCGAACGGCTGTGCCGCGACGACATCGGCCATGACCTCGGCGGCGATGCGGGCAAGCTGGGCGAGGCAGGCGGGCCCGCCTGGGCGGCCCAGGCCGCGCGCGCCTGCGGCATGCAGCTGGCGGAGCGGGGCGTCGATGGCTTGACGCACCGGGCCGTCGCCGCCGCGATCGGCATCGCTCATACCACCCTCAGCTACCGGTTTCCCACCCAGCGCGACCTGGTCATCGCGGGGCTGGCGTACATCGCCCGCCATATCCGCGCCGCGGTGGAGGCCGACAGCCTGGCGGAATTGCAGCGGCGGCGCACCGTGGCGGACGGTCCCCGGCTCGACCTGGCGCGCGCCAGCTTCGCCGTGGCCCTTGCCGCCGCCCGCCTGCCGGAGCTGGCGCGCCATACCGGCACCATGCGCGGCCGGCGCGGCGCCAACCTGGCGACCGTGTTCGCCAGGTACCTGCCGGAGGCGCGCGGCATCGATCCGCTATGCGCCCAGGTGATTTCGCTGGGCCTGACAGGGCTGACGAACACCCTGCCGCCCGGCACCGGGGCCGACGAAGCCGTTGCCGCGGCCTACCGCGCCGCCGGCGAGTGGCTGCGCGGCAGGGGCTGA
- a CDS encoding NAD(P)/FAD-dependent oxidoreductase has translation MQSKYVIVGGGAGGLELACKLGRKLGPGKVTLVDSRLYHIWKPSLHEVAAGTLDIHAEGLSYQMLAHDNGFTYVYGALEALDAQARTITVSPIETPAGETVLPARTIGYASLVLAVGSTSNYFGVPGAAEHTISLNGTEDAERFRLTLLKLLAKAATEKAGQGVDIVIIGGGATGVELAAELREASGVYAAYGFGDLKPLRDVRITIIEGAPRILAPLPERVSAAAAGLLAERGVRVLTDTRVTLIDADQVTVQKGDVYPSDIVVWAAGIKAPDLLKNLGLPTVKGGQLDVTGELVVKGFPDIYALGDCALCIGADGKPVPPRAQAAHQQADYLLDALLRRERGQPPLGKPYAYRDYGSLVSFGQQTSVGSLMGSLQGRNWFVEGFFARMMYASLHLMHHQAIMGTLRTGVLALARFLIKRSTPMVKLH, from the coding sequence TTGCAGAGCAAATACGTGATCGTGGGAGGCGGAGCGGGCGGCCTGGAACTGGCCTGCAAGCTGGGCCGCAAGCTGGGGCCGGGCAAGGTGACGCTGGTGGACAGCCGGCTGTACCACATCTGGAAACCGTCGCTGCACGAGGTGGCGGCCGGCACGCTGGACATCCACGCCGAAGGCCTGTCGTACCAGATGCTGGCGCATGACAACGGCTTTACCTACGTGTACGGCGCGCTGGAAGCACTCGATGCCCAGGCGCGCACCATCACGGTGTCGCCGATCGAGACGCCGGCCGGGGAAACCGTGCTGCCGGCACGCACCATCGGGTATGCCTCGCTGGTGCTCGCGGTGGGCAGCACGTCGAACTACTTCGGCGTGCCGGGCGCCGCCGAACATACCATTTCATTGAACGGCACCGAGGATGCGGAACGCTTCCGCCTCACGCTGCTGAAACTGCTGGCCAAGGCGGCCACGGAAAAGGCCGGGCAGGGCGTCGACATCGTCATCATCGGCGGCGGCGCCACCGGCGTGGAGCTGGCGGCCGAACTGCGCGAGGCCAGCGGCGTGTATGCCGCGTACGGCTTCGGCGACCTGAAGCCGCTGCGCGACGTGCGCATCACCATCATCGAAGGCGCGCCGCGCATCCTCGCGCCGCTGCCGGAGCGCGTGTCCGCCGCCGCCGCGGGCTTGCTGGCCGAGCGGGGCGTGCGCGTGCTGACCGATACGCGCGTGACGCTGATCGACGCGGACCAGGTCACCGTGCAGAAGGGCGACGTCTACCCGTCCGACATCGTGGTCTGGGCGGCGGGCATCAAGGCGCCGGACCTGCTGAAGAACCTGGGCTTGCCGACCGTGAAGGGCGGCCAGCTCGATGTGACCGGCGAACTGGTGGTGAAGGGTTTTCCCGACATCTACGCTCTGGGCGATTGCGCGCTGTGCATCGGTGCCGATGGCAAGCCCGTGCCGCCGCGCGCCCAGGCCGCGCACCAGCAGGCCGATTACCTGCTCGATGCGCTGCTGCGGCGCGAGCGCGGCCAGCCGCCGCTGGGCAAGCCCTACGCGTACCGCGATTACGGCTCGCTGGTGTCGTTCGGCCAGCAGACCTCGGTCGGCAGCCTGATGGGTTCGCTGCAGGGCAGGAACTGGTTCGTCGAGGGCTTTTTCGCGCGGATGATGTATGCCAGCCTGCACCTGATGCACCACCAGGCGATCATGGGCACGCTGCGCACCGGCGTGCTGGCGCTGGCGCGCTTCCTGATCAAGCGCAGCACGCCGATGGTCAAGCTGCATTGA